In one window of Paracoccus saliphilus DNA:
- a CDS encoding inner membrane-spanning protein YciB → MKETKPWVKPVLELGPVLLFFAVFMLFRGEEVTLFGRDYSAFILATLIFVPVLALATLIQWRLSGKLSPMQVATLVLVVVFGGLSVWLNDPRFFKMKPTLIYLLFAIILGVSLIARKNWLQMVLSEALPMDAEGWRKLTLRMALVFLALAVANEIVWRTMSETAWVYFKTFGLPLILFVFLIANSGLFRDHALDKDSDETDS, encoded by the coding sequence ATGAAAGAGACGAAACCCTGGGTCAAACCGGTGCTGGAACTTGGACCGGTGCTGCTGTTCTTCGCGGTCTTCATGCTGTTCCGCGGCGAGGAGGTGACTCTCTTCGGGCGCGATTACAGCGCCTTCATCCTCGCCACGCTGATCTTCGTGCCGGTGCTGGCGCTGGCGACGCTGATCCAGTGGCGGCTATCCGGCAAGCTGTCGCCGATGCAGGTCGCGACACTGGTGCTGGTGGTGGTGTTCGGCGGGCTGTCGGTCTGGCTGAACGATCCGCGCTTCTTCAAGATGAAGCCGACGCTGATCTATCTGCTCTTCGCGATCATCCTGGGGGTCAGCCTGATCGCGCGCAAGAATTGGTTGCAGATGGTGCTGTCCGAAGCGCTGCCGATGGATGCCGAGGGTTGGCGCAAGCTGACCCTGCGCATGGCGCTGGTCTTCCTGGCGCTGGCCGTGGCGAACGAGATTGTCTGGCGGACAATGTCCGAGACGGCATGGGTCTATTTCAAGACCTTCGGTCTGCCGCTGATCCTGTTCGTTTTCCTGATCGCAAATTCGGGGCTGTTCCGGGATCACGCGCTGGACAAGGATTCGGACGAGACGGACAGCTGA
- the hemC gene encoding hydroxymethylbilane synthase, whose translation MIELPNPTSPLKIGTRGSKLALAQAHEARARLMAAHDLPVDAFEIVVIRTTGDRVTDRPLKEIGGKGLFTKEIEDALADGGIDIAVHSMKDMPTVQPEGMIIDCLLPREDARDAFVSPHVSSISELPEGAVVGSSSLRRRAQLAHRRPDLRLVEFRGNVQTRLKKLEDGVAMASFLAMAGLHRLDMVHVARGPIDPAEMLPAVAQGAIGIERRLDDENVAAMLRPINDVETGQRVAAERAFLARLDGSCQTPIAGYAELQDARLFLRGEILRPDGSIALSGSREGEIADGPAMGKDLAEELLTDAGQGFFDHLP comes from the coding sequence ATGATTGAATTGCCCAACCCAACCTCTCCGCTGAAGATCGGCACCCGCGGCTCGAAACTGGCGCTTGCGCAGGCGCATGAGGCGCGGGCGCGCCTGATGGCTGCGCATGACTTGCCCGTCGACGCCTTCGAGATCGTGGTGATCCGCACCACCGGGGATCGCGTGACCGACCGCCCGCTGAAAGAGATCGGCGGCAAGGGGCTGTTCACGAAAGAGATCGAGGATGCGCTGGCGGATGGCGGTATCGACATCGCGGTGCATTCGATGAAGGATATGCCGACCGTCCAGCCCGAGGGGATGATTATAGATTGCCTCTTGCCGCGCGAGGATGCGCGCGACGCTTTCGTCAGCCCGCATGTCTCTTCGATCTCCGAACTGCCCGAGGGGGCGGTGGTCGGCTCGTCCAGCTTGCGGCGGCGCGCGCAACTGGCGCATCGGCGACCCGATCTGCGGCTGGTCGAGTTCCGGGGAAATGTCCAGACGAGGCTGAAAAAGCTGGAAGACGGCGTGGCCATGGCCAGTTTCCTGGCGATGGCGGGATTGCATCGACTGGATATGGTCCATGTCGCCCGCGGCCCCATCGATCCCGCCGAGATGCTGCCTGCCGTCGCGCAGGGCGCCATCGGGATCGAGCGGCGGCTGGATGACGAGAATGTCGCGGCGATGCTTCGCCCGATCAATGATGTCGAAACAGGGCAGCGGGTCGCGGCGGAACGGGCTTTCCTGGCCCGGCTGGACGGTTCTTGCCAGACACCGATCGCGGGTTACGCGGAATTACAGGATGCCCGGCTGTTCCTGCGCGGTGAAATCCTGCGCCCGGATGGCTCGATCGCCCTGTCCGGTTCGCGCGAGGGTGAGATCGCCGACGGTCCGGCGATGGGCAAGGACCTGGCCGAGGAGCTTTTGACCGATGCGGGGCAGGGGTTCTTTGACCACCTGCCGTAA
- a CDS encoding DMT family transporter: MIWVAATLIAAVAQTGRNAAQAGLGARVGTIGATSVRFIFGLPFAALFLLLLSPFTEIPCPNAAVLGFTAMGAGAQIAATAFMLLTMRGQSFGVATALMKTEPVTLALIGAVILSEPLGAGRLGAIGLATLGVVLSSGAKWSRAGLVPIANGIAAGALFGLSAIGFRGALLALPEGGYFIHALTVLVLTLTIQSAVMLIWMLAADRPALRGIMGEWRVSMAAGALGAFASLFWFIGFALTPAANVRTLALIEVVFAQIVSGRILRQTTGRLQLAGMALIVIGVGWLLVVAAG; the protein is encoded by the coding sequence ATGATCTGGGTCGCGGCCACGCTGATCGCGGCCGTCGCCCAGACCGGGCGCAATGCGGCGCAGGCCGGGCTGGGCGCACGTGTCGGAACCATCGGCGCGACCTCGGTGCGTTTCATCTTCGGCCTACCCTTCGCGGCACTGTTCCTGTTGCTACTCTCGCCATTCACCGAGATTCCCTGCCCGAATGCGGCCGTTCTCGGGTTTACGGCCATGGGAGCCGGGGCACAGATCGCCGCCACCGCCTTCATGCTGCTGACCATGCGCGGGCAGAGCTTTGGCGTTGCCACCGCGCTGATGAAGACCGAACCGGTCACGCTGGCGCTGATCGGCGCGGTGATCCTGTCCGAACCGCTCGGCGCCGGACGATTGGGTGCCATCGGCCTTGCGACCCTTGGCGTGGTGCTGAGCTCGGGCGCGAAATGGTCGCGGGCGGGACTGGTGCCGATCGCGAACGGTATCGCCGCCGGGGCGTTGTTCGGGCTCTCGGCCATCGGTTTTCGCGGGGCCCTGCTCGCCTTGCCCGAGGGCGGCTATTTCATCCACGCCTTGACGGTGCTTGTCCTGACATTGACGATCCAATCGGCGGTTATGCTGATCTGGATGCTTGCCGCCGACCGGCCCGCCCTGCGCGGGATCATGGGGGAATGGCGTGTCTCGATGGCCGCAGGGGCGCTTGGGGCCTTTGCCTCGCTGTTCTGGTTCATCGGATTCGCGCTGACCCCGGCCGCCAATGTCCGTACCCTGGCACTCATCGAGGTAGTCTTCGCGCAGATCGTCTCGGGTCGGATATTGCGCCAGACGACCGGACGGCTGCAATTGGCCGGGATGGCGCTGATCGTGATCGGTGTCGGTTGGCTACTGGTCGTGGCCGCGGGATAA
- the hemE gene encoding uroporphyrinogen decarboxylase, which produces MTKLLLRALAGETLPTPPIWMMRQAGRYLPEYRATREKAGDFLSLCYSPELAAEVTLQPIRRFGFDASILFADILLVPQALGADLWFVTGEGPRLSTITTRAEVEALKPADAIHERLSPIYETIRILAGELPRDITLIGFAGAPWTVATYMIAGRGTPDQGPAHAFKAADRAAFSALVDRITEATILYLSAQIEAGAEVVKLFDSWAGSLEGADFDDFAIAPARRIISALKERHPGIPVIAFPREAGDRYIGYAQATGADCVALDNSVNAEWAAKHVQTEVCVQGNLDPRHMVTGGPELEAEARRITRALRGGPHVFNLGHGITPDADPDNVARMIEAVRSA; this is translated from the coding sequence ATGACCAAACTTTTGCTGCGCGCGCTTGCGGGCGAGACCTTACCGACCCCACCGATCTGGATGATGCGTCAGGCCGGACGGTACCTGCCCGAATACCGGGCCACCCGCGAAAAGGCGGGCGATTTCCTGTCACTCTGCTATTCCCCCGAACTGGCGGCAGAGGTGACCCTGCAGCCGATTCGGCGCTTTGGCTTCGATGCGTCGATCCTGTTTGCCGACATCCTTCTGGTGCCGCAGGCCCTGGGTGCCGATCTGTGGTTCGTCACCGGCGAGGGACCGCGGCTGTCCACCATCACGACACGGGCCGAGGTCGAGGCGCTGAAACCTGCTGACGCGATCCATGAGCGGCTCTCTCCGATCTATGAGACCATCCGCATCCTGGCGGGCGAGTTGCCGCGAGACATCACGCTGATCGGTTTCGCCGGGGCGCCATGGACCGTGGCAACCTACATGATCGCCGGGCGCGGCACGCCGGACCAGGGCCCGGCCCATGCCTTCAAGGCGGCGGATCGGGCGGCTTTTTCGGCGCTGGTCGACCGTATCACCGAGGCGACCATCCTGTATCTGTCGGCACAGATCGAAGCCGGGGCCGAGGTGGTCAAGCTGTTCGACAGTTGGGCTGGCAGCCTTGAGGGAGCCGATTTCGACGATTTCGCGATTGCCCCCGCGCGCCGGATCATCTCGGCGTTGAAAGAGCGTCATCCGGGCATTCCCGTCATCGCCTTCCCGCGCGAAGCCGGGGACCGCTATATTGGCTATGCTCAGGCAACCGGGGCGGATTGCGTGGCCCTGGACAATTCGGTCAATGCCGAATGGGCAGCCAAGCATGTGCAGACCGAAGTCTGCGTGCAGGGTAACCTGGACCCGCGGCATATGGTCACGGGCGGCCCGGAACTGGAGGCAGAGGCCCGGCGCATCACCCGCGCCCTGCGGGGCGGGCCGCATGTGTTCAACCTGGGCCACGGCATCACGCCCGATGCCGATCCCGACAATGTCGCCCGAATGATCGAGGCGGTGCGCAGCGCATGA
- a CDS encoding DMT family transporter, with the protein MSEWIIQIAGTSEGARLASILALSAAFLHAVFGALQKGRHDPWVSRAAIDLSYGLIALPVALFVVPWPSAQLWPVLFGAMAIHIVYKIAQAQTYQRGAYTVVYPVVRGSGPLFTVIAAGVVFREHFNLVQWLGVLLLVGGIFGLAIFNRLRLTIGRDTLGPALAWALVTGGLVALYTTYDAWGIRLAADPYTFLAWFFLLDSIFMPIWNRRRLAALPKSEIGPLALRGIAGALVALASFGSIMLATRIDDVGRAAVLRETSTVFAALVGWMILGEKVGPVRAVLMAVIAAGAVIVELGA; encoded by the coding sequence ATGAGCGAGTGGATCATCCAGATCGCGGGCACGTCCGAGGGCGCGCGATTGGCATCAATCCTCGCGCTGAGCGCGGCGTTCCTGCACGCGGTGTTCGGAGCGTTGCAGAAGGGCCGGCACGATCCGTGGGTCAGCCGGGCGGCAATAGACCTGAGCTATGGGCTGATCGCCCTGCCGGTGGCGCTGTTCGTGGTGCCTTGGCCCTCGGCACAGTTGTGGCCCGTGTTGTTCGGGGCGATGGCCATTCATATCGTCTACAAGATTGCACAGGCACAGACCTATCAGCGAGGTGCCTATACCGTCGTCTATCCTGTCGTGCGCGGCAGCGGGCCGCTTTTCACCGTGATTGCCGCCGGAGTGGTGTTCCGCGAGCATTTCAACCTGGTGCAATGGCTGGGTGTGCTGCTGCTGGTGGGCGGAATCTTCGGATTGGCAATCTTTAACCGGCTTCGCCTGACCATCGGGCGCGACACATTGGGACCGGCCCTGGCATGGGCCTTGGTGACGGGCGGGCTGGTGGCGCTTTATACCACCTATGATGCCTGGGGCATCCGGCTGGCGGCGGATCCGTACACATTTCTGGCATGGTTTTTCCTGCTGGATTCCATTTTCATGCCGATCTGGAACCGGCGCCGCCTTGCGGCCCTGCCGAAATCCGAGATCGGGCCGCTGGCATTGCGTGGAATTGCCGGGGCTTTGGTCGCGCTGGCGAGCTTTGGATCGATCATGCTGGCCACGAGGATCGACGATGTCGGACGGGCGGCGGTGCTGCGCGAGACCTCGACTGTCTTCGCGGCCCTTGTCGGCTGGATGATCCTGGGCGAAAAGGTGGGGCCGGTTCGCGCGGTCCTGATGGCAGTGATCGCCGCGGGCGCGGTGATAGTCGAGTTGGGTGCCTGA
- a CDS encoding cytochrome c biogenesis CcdA family protein encodes MFGIELATAAFLPAAFVALLAGFLSFLSPCVLPIVPPYLAYMTGVNVNGLKTGERSAALPALFFVLGLSTVFLVMGFAASAFGRAFLQYQDVLAKAAGVTVIVMGLHFLHVFRIPILDQEARIEAGKQGGGAFGAYLLGLAFAFGWTPCIGPQLGMILSLAAAGGEMSRGTGLLAVYALGLGIPFLLAAIFINRAIGVMNRIKPHLKLIERVMGVLLLIVGTMLLTGAFSAFSYWLLETFPGLAQLG; translated from the coding sequence ATGTTTGGGATCGAACTCGCCACCGCCGCCTTCCTGCCCGCCGCCTTTGTCGCGTTGCTGGCGGGTTTCCTGTCCTTTCTCTCGCCCTGCGTTCTGCCGATCGTCCCGCCCTATCTGGCCTATATGACCGGGGTAAATGTGAACGGATTGAAAACGGGCGAACGCAGCGCCGCGTTGCCGGCACTGTTCTTCGTTCTCGGGCTGTCCACCGTCTTCCTTGTCATGGGCTTCGCGGCATCGGCCTTTGGGCGGGCCTTCCTGCAATACCAGGATGTTCTGGCCAAGGCGGCGGGTGTCACGGTGATCGTGATGGGCCTGCATTTCCTGCATGTCTTCCGCATCCCTATCCTCGATCAGGAAGCCAGGATCGAGGCGGGCAAGCAGGGTGGCGGTGCCTTTGGCGCCTATCTGTTGGGGCTGGCCTTTGCCTTTGGCTGGACGCCCTGCATCGGGCCACAGCTTGGGATGATCCTGTCGCTCGCCGCGGCGGGGGGCGAGATGTCCCGGGGCACCGGCCTGCTTGCCGTCTATGCGCTCGGATTGGGTATCCCGTTCCTGCTCGCGGCGATCTTCATCAACCGGGCCATTGGCGTGATGAACCGGATCAAGCCCCATCTGAAGCTGATCGAGCGGGTCATGGGCGTGCTGCTGCTGATCGTCGGCACAATGCTTTTGACCGGGGCGTTCTCGGCATTCTCCTACTGGCTTCTGGAAACCTTCCCCGGCCTCGCGCAATTGGGCTGA
- a CDS encoding ribonuclease E/G: MAKKMLIDATHAEETRVVVVDGTKVEEFDFETVNKRQISGNIYLAKVTRVEPSLQAAFVDYGGNRHGFLAFAEIHPDYYQIPAADRDALIAEEQAYAEAQEAEESSRGSKRRRSSSKAAKAQTDDETVSADAQADDAGEDKSAGNNQAYDNGAEETDATDKDESIESVADEDVTEEIRVTKKPRPRRYKIQEVVKVRQIMLVQVVKEERGNKGAALTTYLSLAGRYCVLMPNTARGGGISRKITNAADRKKLKDIAGELSVPKGAGLIIRTAGSQRTRTEIKRDYEYLLRLWEQIREVTFKSVAPAPIYEEGDLIKRSIRDLYSKEIDEVLVEGERGYRVAKDFMKMIMPSHARNVKHYADSMPLYARYQVESYLGGMFNPVVQLKSGGYIVIGVTEALVAIDVNSGRATKEGSIEDTALKTNLEAADEVARQLRLRDLAGLIVIDFIDMDERKNNSAVEKRLKDKLKSDRARIQVGRISGFGLMEMSRQRLRPGMLESTTQPCAHCHGTGLIRSDDSLALTILRAIEEEGTRKRSREVLVKAPVSVANFLMNIKREHIAGIEVRYGLSVRVEADPALISPDYAIEKFKTATRLIAEAPHAALSVDAELMASIDDEDEGEVEDRAKPEDHLDKAEDKDRSEERSGTRSSAEDESGEGGRSRRRRRRRRRKSGDGADSNGQDMPMDDVSSSGEAQSEPAQAKPAEGEADQVVAEASADAEREATGPDAEAAEEKPARRTRSRSRSRKKSDEVTAPTSEPLPEVVDLRDQPEDSRAEEFPEATVRRRSRSRKSAEPAAATAEGTATDPALAAEAESPPQAEELQEAVATAEPVADAVVAVEEDNRKPAPEASEAEAESVTPEPEPVTPTAETPAAAEEPEKTPAEPVAETPSQETELAETAEEPARPKRRGWWSFGS, from the coding sequence ATGGCAAAAAAAATGCTGATCGATGCCACCCACGCCGAGGAAACTCGGGTGGTCGTGGTCGACGGAACCAAGGTCGAAGAATTTGATTTCGAGACTGTAAACAAGAGGCAAATCTCCGGGAATATCTATTTGGCCAAGGTGACGCGGGTCGAACCCTCGTTGCAGGCGGCCTTCGTGGATTACGGCGGAAACCGTCACGGCTTCCTCGCCTTCGCCGAGATTCATCCGGATTACTACCAGATCCCCGCGGCTGATCGCGATGCGCTCATCGCCGAGGAACAGGCCTATGCCGAGGCGCAGGAGGCCGAGGAATCCAGCAGAGGCAGCAAGCGGCGCAGGTCGTCGTCCAAGGCGGCAAAGGCGCAGACCGACGACGAGACCGTCAGCGCCGATGCGCAGGCCGATGACGCCGGAGAGGATAAATCCGCCGGGAACAATCAGGCGTACGATAACGGGGCCGAGGAAACGGACGCCACCGACAAGGATGAAAGCATCGAGTCGGTCGCCGACGAGGACGTGACCGAGGAAATCCGCGTCACGAAAAAGCCGCGCCCGCGCCGATACAAGATCCAGGAGGTCGTCAAGGTCCGCCAGATCATGCTGGTGCAGGTGGTCAAGGAAGAACGCGGCAACAAGGGTGCCGCGCTGACGACCTATCTGTCGCTGGCGGGCCGGTACTGCGTGCTGATGCCCAATACCGCCCGTGGCGGCGGGATCAGCCGCAAGATCACCAATGCCGCCGACCGCAAGAAGCTGAAGGATATCGCCGGAGAGCTCTCGGTGCCCAAGGGCGCCGGGCTGATCATCCGCACTGCCGGCAGCCAGCGCACCCGGACCGAGATCAAGCGCGACTATGAATACCTCCTGCGCCTGTGGGAGCAGATCCGCGAGGTGACCTTCAAATCCGTCGCCCCCGCGCCAATCTATGAGGAAGGCGATCTGATCAAGCGCTCGATCCGCGATCTCTACAGCAAGGAGATCGACGAGGTGCTGGTCGAGGGCGAGCGTGGCTATCGCGTGGCCAAGGACTTCATGAAGATGATCATGCCGTCCCATGCCCGCAACGTGAAGCATTACGCGGATTCCATGCCGCTTTACGCCCGCTACCAGGTGGAAAGCTATCTCGGCGGCATGTTCAACCCGGTCGTACAGCTCAAATCCGGCGGCTATATCGTCATCGGCGTGACCGAGGCGCTGGTCGCCATCGATGTGAACTCGGGCCGGGCGACGAAGGAAGGCTCGATCGAGGACACGGCACTCAAGACCAATCTCGAAGCCGCCGACGAGGTGGCGCGGCAGTTGCGCCTGCGCGACCTTGCCGGGCTGATCGTGATCGACTTCATCGACATGGACGAGCGCAAGAACAACTCGGCCGTCGAGAAGCGTCTGAAGGACAAGCTGAAATCCGACCGGGCACGAATCCAGGTGGGCCGCATCTCGGGCTTTGGCCTGATGGAGATGAGCCGTCAGCGCCTGCGCCCCGGGATGCTGGAATCGACCACACAGCCTTGTGCACATTGCCACGGCACCGGGTTGATCCGTTCGGATGACAGCCTTGCGCTGACCATCCTGCGCGCCATCGAGGAAGAGGGCACGCGCAAGCGCTCACGCGAGGTGCTGGTGAAGGCGCCGGTCTCGGTGGCGAATTTCCTGATGAATATCAAGCGCGAGCATATCGCCGGGATCGAGGTGCGTTACGGGCTGTCGGTCCGGGTCGAGGCCGATCCGGCGCTGATCTCGCCCGATTACGCGATCGAGAAGTTCAAGACCGCCACCCGGCTGATTGCCGAAGCTCCCCACGCCGCCCTGTCGGTCGATGCCGAGCTGATGGCCAGCATCGATGACGAGGATGAGGGTGAGGTCGAGGATCGGGCAAAACCCGAAGATCATCTGGACAAAGCCGAAGACAAGGACAGATCCGAGGAACGTAGCGGCACCCGCTCGTCTGCCGAGGACGAGTCTGGCGAGGGTGGCCGCTCGCGCCGCCGCCGCCGCCGCCGCCGCCGGAAAAGCGGCGATGGCGCGGACAGCAATGGGCAGGACATGCCGATGGACGATGTTTCGTCATCCGGTGAGGCCCAGTCCGAACCGGCGCAGGCCAAACCGGCCGAGGGCGAAGCCGATCAAGTCGTGGCCGAGGCCTCTGCCGATGCCGAACGTGAAGCGACCGGCCCTGATGCGGAAGCCGCCGAGGAAAAACCCGCCCGGCGGACCCGTTCGCGTTCGCGGAGCCGCAAAAAGAGCGATGAGGTGACGGCGCCCACGTCCGAGCCCTTGCCAGAGGTAGTCGATTTACGCGATCAGCCCGAGGATTCGCGCGCCGAGGAATTCCCCGAGGCAACGGTTCGTCGCAGAAGCCGGTCACGGAAATCGGCGGAACCGGCAGCCGCTACTGCAGAGGGAACCGCAACCGATCCGGCACTGGCAGCCGAGGCCGAGTCCCCCCCCCAGGCCGAAGAGCTGCAAGAGGCTGTCGCAACGGCAGAACCCGTGGCTGACGCCGTGGTGGCGGTCGAGGAGGACAACCGGAAACCTGCCCCAGAGGCTTCGGAGGCCGAAGCTGAATCCGTCACCCCGGAGCCGGAACCCGTGACCCCGACCGCCGAAACACCTGCCGCTGCGGAAGAGCCCGAGAAGACTCCGGCGGAACCGGTCGCCGAGACCCCGTCGCAAGAGACCGAACTGGCCGAGACCGCCGAGGAACCCGCCCGGCCCAAGCGGCGCGGCTGGTGGTCTTTCGGCAGCTAA
- the metF gene encoding methylenetetrahydrofolate reductase [NAD(P)H] produces MGGLVPEYPLDVSFELFPPKTERGIENLDRTVTQLASAGPGYFSVTYGAGGTTRDRTRHIVDMVHRRTRLPVAHHLTCIGASRAELDEQARELWESGIRKIVALRGDLPEGQTLSEDGYRNAAELVEGLRRVADFDISVAAYPEVHPEAASVESDLDHLKRKIDAGAARAITQYVFDTDKILRFADRARAAGIEAPIVAGIMPVANFASIKRFSEGCGASIPEWMETMFAGLDDAPDMRAMVAASLAHEQCRRLAAEGITEFHFYTLNKPDVTLSICRALGLSGQSSADRAA; encoded by the coding sequence ATGGGCGGGCTTGTTCCCGAATATCCCCTGGACGTCTCGTTCGAGCTGTTTCCGCCGAAGACAGAGCGAGGCATCGAGAATCTCGACCGCACCGTCACCCAGCTTGCCAGTGCCGGTCCTGGCTATTTTTCCGTAACCTATGGCGCGGGCGGCACGACTCGTGACCGCACCAGGCATATCGTCGATATGGTGCATCGGCGGACCCGCTTGCCGGTTGCGCATCACCTGACCTGCATCGGGGCCAGCCGTGCCGAACTGGATGAGCAGGCGCGGGAGCTGTGGGAGTCGGGAATCCGCAAGATCGTGGCCCTGCGCGGCGACCTGCCGGAAGGTCAGACCCTATCGGAAGACGGCTACCGCAACGCGGCCGAACTGGTCGAGGGATTGCGTCGCGTGGCGGATTTCGACATCTCCGTCGCCGCCTATCCCGAGGTGCATCCCGAAGCGGCCAGCGTCGAAAGCGATCTCGATCACCTCAAGCGCAAGATCGATGCGGGCGCGGCTCGGGCGATCACGCAGTATGTTTTTGATACCGACAAGATCCTGCGCTTCGCTGATCGCGCACGTGCAGCCGGCATCGAGGCGCCGATCGTGGCGGGCATCATGCCGGTGGCCAATTTCGCCAGCATCAAGCGGTTCTCGGAAGGTTGCGGCGCGTCGATCCCGGAGTGGATGGAGACAATGTTCGCCGGGCTGGACGATGCACCCGACATGCGCGCGATGGTCGCGGCGAGCCTGGCCCACGAGCAGTGCCGCCGTCTCGCTGCCGAAGGCATCACCGAGTTTCATTTCTATACCCTGAACAAGCCCGATGTGACCCTGTCCATCTGCCGGGCATTAGGGCTGTCCGGGCAAAGCAGCGCCGATCGGGCTGCGTGA
- a CDS encoding class I SAM-dependent methyltransferase gives MSDSSAMNAELTLTDQVYSGDPLQDRETDQYRNEYVTTFVEKWDELIDWRARAESEGQFFIDVLRARGKDTVLDVAAGTGFHSVRLTEAGFNVTSADGSAAMLAKAFDNGQARGLILKTVQADWRWLNRDIQGKYDAIICLGNSFTHLYEEQDRRRALAEFYAALKHDGVLIIDQRNYDTMLDEGFSTKHKYYYCGDQVTAEPSHIDEGLVRMVYSFPDGAEYTLNMCPIRKNYVRRLLSEAGFQRVRTYGDFQETYAENDPDFFVHVAEKSAMHLVRWSGGSYQPGETDVREIAEDYYDSSDADAFYSNIWGGEDLHIGLYDNTKDIRTASDKTIDRMAELLPDLDQSSRILDIGAGYGGAMRRVSKAYGCSATCLNISETQNDYNRSKTRNAGLADKINVVHGVFEDIPEEGASFDVVWSQDAILHSDQRAKVFDEVWRVLKPGGYFIFTDPCQADDVPHGVLQPVYDRLQLNSLGSFRFYREVAEVRGFETLRQDDMAHHLRTHYARVREDLIANYDKLRENGASAEYLDKMAVGLENWVKAADDGHLAWGIQLFRKPE, from the coding sequence ATGTCCGATTCGAGTGCGATGAACGCGGAGCTTACCCTGACAGATCAGGTATATAGCGGCGATCCGCTGCAGGATCGTGAAACGGATCAGTATCGCAACGAGTATGTGACAACGTTTGTCGAAAAATGGGACGAGCTGATCGACTGGCGTGCCCGTGCCGAAAGCGAGGGTCAGTTCTTCATCGATGTGCTGCGTGCCCGCGGCAAGGATACCGTCCTCGATGTGGCGGCCGGAACCGGTTTCCATTCGGTGCGCCTGACCGAGGCCGGATTCAACGTGACATCCGCCGACGGTTCGGCGGCAATGCTCGCCAAGGCCTTTGACAACGGTCAGGCGCGCGGCCTGATCCTCAAGACCGTGCAGGCCGATTGGCGTTGGCTCAACCGTGACATCCAGGGCAAATACGATGCCATCATCTGCCTGGGGAACTCCTTTACCCACCTGTATGAAGAACAGGACCGCCGCCGGGCGCTGGCCGAATTCTATGCCGCGCTGAAGCATGACGGCGTCCTGATCATCGATCAGCGCAATTACGATACCATGCTGGACGAAGGGTTCTCGACCAAGCACAAGTATTATTATTGCGGAGATCAGGTCACGGCGGAGCCGTCGCATATCGACGAAGGCCTTGTGCGGATGGTCTACAGCTTCCCCGATGGGGCGGAATACACGCTGAACATGTGTCCGATCCGCAAGAACTATGTCCGTCGCCTGCTGTCCGAGGCCGGGTTCCAGCGCGTGCGGACCTATGGCGATTTCCAGGAAACCTATGCCGAGAACGATCCGGACTTCTTCGTTCATGTCGCGGAAAAATCGGCGATGCACCTGGTGCGCTGGAGCGGTGGCTCATACCAGCCGGGCGAGACCGATGTTCGGGAGATCGCCGAGGACTATTATGACAGCAGCGATGCCGACGCCTTCTATTCCAATATCTGGGGTGGCGAGGACCTGCATATCGGGCTCTATGACAACACCAAGGACATTCGCACTGCGAGCGACAAGACCATCGACCGCATGGCGGAGTTGCTCCCCGATCTCGACCAGTCGAGCCGCATTCTCGATATCGGCGCTGGTTACGGCGGTGCGATGCGCAGGGTCAGCAAGGCATATGGCTGCTCGGCGACCTGCCTGAATATCTCTGAAACGCAGAACGACTATAACCGCTCCAAGACGCGCAATGCAGGTCTCGCCGACAAGATCAATGTCGTGCATGGGGTCTTCGAGGATATTCCCGAGGAAGGCGCCAGCTTCGACGTGGTCTGGAGCCAGGACGCGATCCTGCATTCGGATCAGCGCGCCAAGGTGTTCGACGAGGTCTGGCGGGTGCTGAAGCCCGGCGGTTACTTCATCTTCACCGATCCGTGCCAGGCAGACGATGTGCCCCATGGGGTGCTGCAGCCCGTCTATGACCGGCTTCAGCTCAACAGCCTCGGCTCCTTCCGCTTCTATCGCGAGGTGGCAGAGGTGCGCGGGTTCGAGACGCTGCGTCAGGATGATATGGCTCATCACCTGCGGACCCACTACGCCCGGGTGCGCGAGGATCTGATCGCCAATTACGACAAGCTTCGTGAAAACGGCGCTTCGGCCGAATATCTCGACAAGATGGCGGTCGGATTGGAAAACTGGGTCAAAGCCGCGGATGACGGTCATCTTGCCTGGGGAATCCAGCTGTTCCGCAAGCCTGAGTGA